The Syngnathus acus chromosome 3, fSynAcu1.2, whole genome shotgun sequence genome includes a window with the following:
- the LOC119120486 gene encoding transducin-like enhancer protein 3-B isoform X6, which translates to MYPQGRHPAPHQPGQPGFKFTVAESCDRIKDEFQFLQAQYHSLKVEYDKLANEKTEMQRHYVMYYEMSYGLNIEMHKQTEIAKRLNAILAQIMPFLSQEHQQQVAQAVERAKQVTMTELNAIIGVRGLPNLPLTQQQLQAQHLSHAAHGPPVQLPPHPSGLQPPGIPPVTGAGSGLLALGALGSQAHLPVKDEKNHHDLEHRGPSSFHSPLAIPLKERESSTNNSVSPSDSLRAASEKHRGSSDYGLDPKKRKVDDKDNMNRYDSDGDKSDDLVVDVSNEDPATPRGSPAHSPPENGLDKSRVLKKDAAPNSPASVASSGSTPSTKAKDHTHMTNDKSSTPSLKSNTPTPRNEAPTPGTSTTPGLRPLTMGKPPGMEALAAPALRTPLSIAGSYATPFAMMGHHEMNGSLTSPGVYPGLISPQMSAAAAAAAAYGRSPIAGFDPHPHMRAPGLPTSLPSISGGKPAYSFHVSADGQMQPVPFPPDALIGPGIPRHARQINTLSHGEVVCAVTISNPTRHVYTGGKGCVKIWDISQPGSKSPVSQLDCLNRDNYIRSCKLLPDGRTLIVGGEASTLTIWDLASQTPRIKAELTSSAPACYALAISPDAKVCFSCCSDGNIAVWDLHNQTLVRQFQGHTDGASCIDISHDGTKLWTGGLDNTVRSWDLREGRQLQQHDFTSQIFSLGYCPTGEWLAVGMESSNVEVLHHTKPDKYQLHLHESCVLSLKFAYCGKWFVSTGKDNLLNAWRTPYGASIFQSKESSSVLSCDISADDKYIVTGSGDKKATVYEVIY; encoded by the exons TACTACGAGATGTCCTACGGGCTCAATATTGAGATGCACAAACAG ACTGAAATTGCCAAACGCCTCAATGCAATCCTGGCTCAGATAATGCCGTTCTTGTCACAAGAG CACCAACAGCAGGTTGCTCAAGCTGTTGAGCGAGCTAAACAGGTGACAATGACTGAGCTGAATGCTATCATCGGGGTACGTGGACTTCCCAATCTGCCTCTCACC cagcagcagctacaGGCCCAGCACCTCTCCCACGCAGCCCACGGACCACCTGTGCAACTGCCCCCACACCCTTCGGGTTTACAGCCACCCGGCATCCCCCCTGTGACGGGTGCTGGCTCTGGCCTGCTTGCACTCGGTGCTCTCGGCAGCCAGGCGCACCTGCCTGTCAAGGATGAGAAGAACCATCACGACCTGGAGCACAGAG GCCCCTCATCTTTTCATTCGCCTCTGGCTATTCCTCTGAAAGAACGGGAGTCGAGCACG AATAATTCTGTGTCGCCATCAGACAGCCTGCGGGCAGCAAGTGAAAAGCACCGCGGCTCCTCAGATTATGGACTTGACCCTAAGAAACGTAAAGTGGACGACAAGGACAACATGAACAGATAT GATAGCGACGGAGACAAGAGCGATGACTTGGTGGTGGACGTTTCTAACGAG GATCCGGCCACCCCGCGTGGCAGCCCCGCTCACTCTCCTCCGGAGAACGGGCTGGATAAATCACGGGTTCTGAAGAAAGACGCCGCCCCTAACAGCCCTGCTTCGGTGGCGTCCTCAGGAAGCACGCCGTCCACCAAAGCAAAGGACCACACCCATATGACG aaTGACAAGTCATCTACACCGAGCCTGAAGTCCAACACGCCCACACCCAGAAATGAGGCACCCACACCAGGAACAAGCACCACTCCAGGGCTGAGGCCTCTGACTATGGGTAAACCGCCTGGCATGGAGGCGTTAG CTGCCCCTGCCCTTCGCACACCCCTTTCCATTGCGGGTTCCTACGCCACCCCCTTTGCCATGATGGGTCATCACGAGATGAACGGATCCCTCACCAGCCCGGGTGTCTATCCTGGTCTGATTTCACCTCAGATGAGTGCTGCGGCAGCCGCCGCAGCTGCTTATGGACGCTCACCCATT GCAGGATTTGACCCGCATCCCCACATGAGAGCTCCAGGCCTGCCAACCAGCCTCCCTTCCATTTCAGGAGGAAAACC ggcGTATTCTTTTCACGTGAGTGCGGACGGTCAGATGCAGCCTGTGCCCTTCCCCCCCGACGCACTGATAGGCCCAGGCATCCCGCGGCACGCTCGTCAGATCAACACACTGAGCCACGGGGAAGTCGTGTGCGCTGTCACCATCAGCAACCCCACTCGTCACGTCTACACAGGCGGCAAGGGCTGCGTCAAGATCTGGGACAtcagccagccaggcagcaAGAGCCCTGTGTCCCAACTTGACTGTCTG AACAGGGACAATTACATCCGCTCGTGCAAGCTGTTGCCTGATGGCCGCACCCTAATTGTGGGCGGCGAGGCCAGCACACTGACCATCTGGGACTTGGCATCGCAGACACCACGAATTAAGGCGGAGCTTACTTCCTCCGCCCCAGCCTGCTACGCGCTGGCCATAAGCCCCGATGCAAAGGTCTGCTTCTCCTGCTGCTCGGATGGCAACATCGCCGTGTGGGATCTCCATAATCAGACTCTTGTCAG GCAGTTCCAGGGCCACACGGACGGAGCCAGCTGTATCGACATTTCGCATGATGGGACCAAGCTCTGGACCGGAGGCCTGGACAACACAGTCCGCTCTTGGGATTTGAGAGAAGGACGGCAGCTCCAGCAGCATGACTTTACCTCACAG ATCTTCTCCTTAGGCTACTGTCCCACTGGAGAATGGCTGGCTGTGGGCATGGAGAGCAGCAATGTGGAGGTGTTGCACCACACTAAGCCTGACAAGTACCAGCTACATCTGCACGAAAGTTGCGTCCTCTCACTCAAGTTTGCCTACTGTG GTAAATGGTTTGTAAGCACGGGGAAGGACAATCTGCTGAATGCATGGAGGACTCCCTATGGTGCCAGCATATTCCAG TCCAAGGAGTCGTCTTCGGTCCTAAGCTGTGACATCTCGGCAGATGACAAATACATTGTGACGGGTTCTGGTGACAAGAAAGCCACAGTCTATGAGGTCATCTACTAG
- the LOC119120486 gene encoding transducin-like enhancer protein 3-B isoform X10 → MYPQGRHPAPHQPGQPGFKFTVAESCDRIKDEFQFLQAQYHSLKVEYDKLANEKTEMQRHYVMYYEMSYGLNIEMHKQTEIAKRLNAILAQIMPFLSQEHQQQVAQAVERAKQVTMTELNAIIGQQLQAQHLSHAAHGPPVQLPPHPSGLQPPGIPPVTGAGSGLLALGALGSQAHLPVKDEKNHHDLEHRGPSSFHSPLAIPLKERESSTNNSVSPSDSLRAASEKHRGSSDYGLDPKKRKVDDKDNMNRYDSDGDKSDDLVVDVSNEDPATPRGSPAHSPPENGLDKSRVLKKDAAPNSPASVASSGSTPSTKAKDHTHMTNDKSSTPSLKSNTPTPRNEAPTPGTSTTPGLRPLTMGKPPGMEALAAPALRTPLSIAGSYATPFAMMGHHEMNGSLTSPGVYPGLISPQMSAAAAAAAAYGRSPIAGFDPHPHMRAPGLPTSLPSISGGKPAYSFHVSADGQMQPVPFPPDALIGPGIPRHARQINTLSHGEVVCAVTISNPTRHVYTGGKGCVKIWDISQPGSKSPVSQLDCLNRDNYIRSCKLLPDGRTLIVGGEASTLTIWDLASQTPRIKAELTSSAPACYALAISPDAKVCFSCCSDGNIAVWDLHNQTLVRQFQGHTDGASCIDISHDGTKLWTGGLDNTVRSWDLREGRQLQQHDFTSQIFSLGYCPTGEWLAVGMESSNVEVLHHTKPDKYQLHLHESCVLSLKFAYCGKWFVSTGKDNLLNAWRTPYGASIFQSKESSSVLSCDISADDKYIVTGSGDKKATVYEVIY, encoded by the exons TACTACGAGATGTCCTACGGGCTCAATATTGAGATGCACAAACAG ACTGAAATTGCCAAACGCCTCAATGCAATCCTGGCTCAGATAATGCCGTTCTTGTCACAAGAG CACCAACAGCAGGTTGCTCAAGCTGTTGAGCGAGCTAAACAGGTGACAATGACTGAGCTGAATGCTATCATCGGG cagcagctacaGGCCCAGCACCTCTCCCACGCAGCCCACGGACCACCTGTGCAACTGCCCCCACACCCTTCGGGTTTACAGCCACCCGGCATCCCCCCTGTGACGGGTGCTGGCTCTGGCCTGCTTGCACTCGGTGCTCTCGGCAGCCAGGCGCACCTGCCTGTCAAGGATGAGAAGAACCATCACGACCTGGAGCACAGAG GCCCCTCATCTTTTCATTCGCCTCTGGCTATTCCTCTGAAAGAACGGGAGTCGAGCACG AATAATTCTGTGTCGCCATCAGACAGCCTGCGGGCAGCAAGTGAAAAGCACCGCGGCTCCTCAGATTATGGACTTGACCCTAAGAAACGTAAAGTGGACGACAAGGACAACATGAACAGATAT GATAGCGACGGAGACAAGAGCGATGACTTGGTGGTGGACGTTTCTAACGAG GATCCGGCCACCCCGCGTGGCAGCCCCGCTCACTCTCCTCCGGAGAACGGGCTGGATAAATCACGGGTTCTGAAGAAAGACGCCGCCCCTAACAGCCCTGCTTCGGTGGCGTCCTCAGGAAGCACGCCGTCCACCAAAGCAAAGGACCACACCCATATGACG aaTGACAAGTCATCTACACCGAGCCTGAAGTCCAACACGCCCACACCCAGAAATGAGGCACCCACACCAGGAACAAGCACCACTCCAGGGCTGAGGCCTCTGACTATGGGTAAACCGCCTGGCATGGAGGCGTTAG CTGCCCCTGCCCTTCGCACACCCCTTTCCATTGCGGGTTCCTACGCCACCCCCTTTGCCATGATGGGTCATCACGAGATGAACGGATCCCTCACCAGCCCGGGTGTCTATCCTGGTCTGATTTCACCTCAGATGAGTGCTGCGGCAGCCGCCGCAGCTGCTTATGGACGCTCACCCATT GCAGGATTTGACCCGCATCCCCACATGAGAGCTCCAGGCCTGCCAACCAGCCTCCCTTCCATTTCAGGAGGAAAACC ggcGTATTCTTTTCACGTGAGTGCGGACGGTCAGATGCAGCCTGTGCCCTTCCCCCCCGACGCACTGATAGGCCCAGGCATCCCGCGGCACGCTCGTCAGATCAACACACTGAGCCACGGGGAAGTCGTGTGCGCTGTCACCATCAGCAACCCCACTCGTCACGTCTACACAGGCGGCAAGGGCTGCGTCAAGATCTGGGACAtcagccagccaggcagcaAGAGCCCTGTGTCCCAACTTGACTGTCTG AACAGGGACAATTACATCCGCTCGTGCAAGCTGTTGCCTGATGGCCGCACCCTAATTGTGGGCGGCGAGGCCAGCACACTGACCATCTGGGACTTGGCATCGCAGACACCACGAATTAAGGCGGAGCTTACTTCCTCCGCCCCAGCCTGCTACGCGCTGGCCATAAGCCCCGATGCAAAGGTCTGCTTCTCCTGCTGCTCGGATGGCAACATCGCCGTGTGGGATCTCCATAATCAGACTCTTGTCAG GCAGTTCCAGGGCCACACGGACGGAGCCAGCTGTATCGACATTTCGCATGATGGGACCAAGCTCTGGACCGGAGGCCTGGACAACACAGTCCGCTCTTGGGATTTGAGAGAAGGACGGCAGCTCCAGCAGCATGACTTTACCTCACAG ATCTTCTCCTTAGGCTACTGTCCCACTGGAGAATGGCTGGCTGTGGGCATGGAGAGCAGCAATGTGGAGGTGTTGCACCACACTAAGCCTGACAAGTACCAGCTACATCTGCACGAAAGTTGCGTCCTCTCACTCAAGTTTGCCTACTGTG GTAAATGGTTTGTAAGCACGGGGAAGGACAATCTGCTGAATGCATGGAGGACTCCCTATGGTGCCAGCATATTCCAG TCCAAGGAGTCGTCTTCGGTCCTAAGCTGTGACATCTCGGCAGATGACAAATACATTGTGACGGGTTCTGGTGACAAGAAAGCCACAGTCTATGAGGTCATCTACTAG
- the LOC119120486 gene encoding transducin-like enhancer protein 3-B isoform X2, giving the protein MYPQGRHPAPHQPGQPGFKFTVAESCDRIKDEFQFLQAQYHSLKVEYDKLANEKTEMQRHYVMYYEMSYGLNIEMHKQTEIAKRLNAILAQIMPFLSQEHQQQVAQAVERAKQVTMTELNAIIGVRGLPNLPLTKQQPPHCIYPTFMQQLQAQHLSHAAHGPPVQLPPHPSGLQPPGIPPVTGAGSGLLALGALGSQAHLPVKDEKNHHDLEHRGPSSFHSPLAIPLKERESSTNNSVSPSDSLRAASEKHRGSSDYGLDPKKRKVDDKDNMNRYDSDGDKSDDLVVDVSNEDPATPRGSPAHSPPENGLDKSRVLKKDAAPNSPASVASSGSTPSTKAKDHTHMTNDKSSTPSLKSNTPTPRNEAPTPGTSTTPGLRPLTMGKPPGMEALAAPALRTPLSIAGSYATPFAMMGHHEMNGSLTSPGVYPGLISPQMSAAAAAAAAYGRSPIAGFDPHPHMRAPGLPTSLPSISGGKPAYSFHVSADGQMQPVPFPPDALIGPGIPRHARQINTLSHGEVVCAVTISNPTRHVYTGGKGCVKIWDISQPGSKSPVSQLDCLNRDNYIRSCKLLPDGRTLIVGGEASTLTIWDLASQTPRIKAELTSSAPACYALAISPDAKVCFSCCSDGNIAVWDLHNQTLVRQFQGHTDGASCIDISHDGTKLWTGGLDNTVRSWDLREGRQLQQHDFTSQIFSLGYCPTGEWLAVGMESSNVEVLHHTKPDKYQLHLHESCVLSLKFAYCGKWFVSTGKDNLLNAWRTPYGASIFQSKESSSVLSCDISADDKYIVTGSGDKKATVYEVIY; this is encoded by the exons TACTACGAGATGTCCTACGGGCTCAATATTGAGATGCACAAACAG ACTGAAATTGCCAAACGCCTCAATGCAATCCTGGCTCAGATAATGCCGTTCTTGTCACAAGAG CACCAACAGCAGGTTGCTCAAGCTGTTGAGCGAGCTAAACAGGTGACAATGACTGAGCTGAATGCTATCATCGGGGTACGTGGACTTCCCAATCTGCCTCTCACC AAGCAGCAGCCGCCTCACTGTATCTATCCAACCTTCATG cagcagctacaGGCCCAGCACCTCTCCCACGCAGCCCACGGACCACCTGTGCAACTGCCCCCACACCCTTCGGGTTTACAGCCACCCGGCATCCCCCCTGTGACGGGTGCTGGCTCTGGCCTGCTTGCACTCGGTGCTCTCGGCAGCCAGGCGCACCTGCCTGTCAAGGATGAGAAGAACCATCACGACCTGGAGCACAGAG GCCCCTCATCTTTTCATTCGCCTCTGGCTATTCCTCTGAAAGAACGGGAGTCGAGCACG AATAATTCTGTGTCGCCATCAGACAGCCTGCGGGCAGCAAGTGAAAAGCACCGCGGCTCCTCAGATTATGGACTTGACCCTAAGAAACGTAAAGTGGACGACAAGGACAACATGAACAGATAT GATAGCGACGGAGACAAGAGCGATGACTTGGTGGTGGACGTTTCTAACGAG GATCCGGCCACCCCGCGTGGCAGCCCCGCTCACTCTCCTCCGGAGAACGGGCTGGATAAATCACGGGTTCTGAAGAAAGACGCCGCCCCTAACAGCCCTGCTTCGGTGGCGTCCTCAGGAAGCACGCCGTCCACCAAAGCAAAGGACCACACCCATATGACG aaTGACAAGTCATCTACACCGAGCCTGAAGTCCAACACGCCCACACCCAGAAATGAGGCACCCACACCAGGAACAAGCACCACTCCAGGGCTGAGGCCTCTGACTATGGGTAAACCGCCTGGCATGGAGGCGTTAG CTGCCCCTGCCCTTCGCACACCCCTTTCCATTGCGGGTTCCTACGCCACCCCCTTTGCCATGATGGGTCATCACGAGATGAACGGATCCCTCACCAGCCCGGGTGTCTATCCTGGTCTGATTTCACCTCAGATGAGTGCTGCGGCAGCCGCCGCAGCTGCTTATGGACGCTCACCCATT GCAGGATTTGACCCGCATCCCCACATGAGAGCTCCAGGCCTGCCAACCAGCCTCCCTTCCATTTCAGGAGGAAAACC ggcGTATTCTTTTCACGTGAGTGCGGACGGTCAGATGCAGCCTGTGCCCTTCCCCCCCGACGCACTGATAGGCCCAGGCATCCCGCGGCACGCTCGTCAGATCAACACACTGAGCCACGGGGAAGTCGTGTGCGCTGTCACCATCAGCAACCCCACTCGTCACGTCTACACAGGCGGCAAGGGCTGCGTCAAGATCTGGGACAtcagccagccaggcagcaAGAGCCCTGTGTCCCAACTTGACTGTCTG AACAGGGACAATTACATCCGCTCGTGCAAGCTGTTGCCTGATGGCCGCACCCTAATTGTGGGCGGCGAGGCCAGCACACTGACCATCTGGGACTTGGCATCGCAGACACCACGAATTAAGGCGGAGCTTACTTCCTCCGCCCCAGCCTGCTACGCGCTGGCCATAAGCCCCGATGCAAAGGTCTGCTTCTCCTGCTGCTCGGATGGCAACATCGCCGTGTGGGATCTCCATAATCAGACTCTTGTCAG GCAGTTCCAGGGCCACACGGACGGAGCCAGCTGTATCGACATTTCGCATGATGGGACCAAGCTCTGGACCGGAGGCCTGGACAACACAGTCCGCTCTTGGGATTTGAGAGAAGGACGGCAGCTCCAGCAGCATGACTTTACCTCACAG ATCTTCTCCTTAGGCTACTGTCCCACTGGAGAATGGCTGGCTGTGGGCATGGAGAGCAGCAATGTGGAGGTGTTGCACCACACTAAGCCTGACAAGTACCAGCTACATCTGCACGAAAGTTGCGTCCTCTCACTCAAGTTTGCCTACTGTG GTAAATGGTTTGTAAGCACGGGGAAGGACAATCTGCTGAATGCATGGAGGACTCCCTATGGTGCCAGCATATTCCAG TCCAAGGAGTCGTCTTCGGTCCTAAGCTGTGACATCTCGGCAGATGACAAATACATTGTGACGGGTTCTGGTGACAAGAAAGCCACAGTCTATGAGGTCATCTACTAG
- the LOC119120486 gene encoding transducin-like enhancer protein 3-B isoform X1 codes for MYPQGRHPAPHQPGQPGFKFTVAESCDRIKDEFQFLQAQYHSLKVEYDKLANEKTEMQRHYVMYYEMSYGLNIEMHKQTEIAKRLNAILAQIMPFLSQEHQQQVAQAVERAKQVTMTELNAIIGVRGLPNLPLTKQQPPHCIYPTFMQQQLQAQHLSHAAHGPPVQLPPHPSGLQPPGIPPVTGAGSGLLALGALGSQAHLPVKDEKNHHDLEHRGPSSFHSPLAIPLKERESSTNNSVSPSDSLRAASEKHRGSSDYGLDPKKRKVDDKDNMNRYDSDGDKSDDLVVDVSNEDPATPRGSPAHSPPENGLDKSRVLKKDAAPNSPASVASSGSTPSTKAKDHTHMTNDKSSTPSLKSNTPTPRNEAPTPGTSTTPGLRPLTMGKPPGMEALAAPALRTPLSIAGSYATPFAMMGHHEMNGSLTSPGVYPGLISPQMSAAAAAAAAYGRSPIAGFDPHPHMRAPGLPTSLPSISGGKPAYSFHVSADGQMQPVPFPPDALIGPGIPRHARQINTLSHGEVVCAVTISNPTRHVYTGGKGCVKIWDISQPGSKSPVSQLDCLNRDNYIRSCKLLPDGRTLIVGGEASTLTIWDLASQTPRIKAELTSSAPACYALAISPDAKVCFSCCSDGNIAVWDLHNQTLVRQFQGHTDGASCIDISHDGTKLWTGGLDNTVRSWDLREGRQLQQHDFTSQIFSLGYCPTGEWLAVGMESSNVEVLHHTKPDKYQLHLHESCVLSLKFAYCGKWFVSTGKDNLLNAWRTPYGASIFQSKESSSVLSCDISADDKYIVTGSGDKKATVYEVIY; via the exons TACTACGAGATGTCCTACGGGCTCAATATTGAGATGCACAAACAG ACTGAAATTGCCAAACGCCTCAATGCAATCCTGGCTCAGATAATGCCGTTCTTGTCACAAGAG CACCAACAGCAGGTTGCTCAAGCTGTTGAGCGAGCTAAACAGGTGACAATGACTGAGCTGAATGCTATCATCGGGGTACGTGGACTTCCCAATCTGCCTCTCACC AAGCAGCAGCCGCCTCACTGTATCTATCCAACCTTCATG cagcagcagctacaGGCCCAGCACCTCTCCCACGCAGCCCACGGACCACCTGTGCAACTGCCCCCACACCCTTCGGGTTTACAGCCACCCGGCATCCCCCCTGTGACGGGTGCTGGCTCTGGCCTGCTTGCACTCGGTGCTCTCGGCAGCCAGGCGCACCTGCCTGTCAAGGATGAGAAGAACCATCACGACCTGGAGCACAGAG GCCCCTCATCTTTTCATTCGCCTCTGGCTATTCCTCTGAAAGAACGGGAGTCGAGCACG AATAATTCTGTGTCGCCATCAGACAGCCTGCGGGCAGCAAGTGAAAAGCACCGCGGCTCCTCAGATTATGGACTTGACCCTAAGAAACGTAAAGTGGACGACAAGGACAACATGAACAGATAT GATAGCGACGGAGACAAGAGCGATGACTTGGTGGTGGACGTTTCTAACGAG GATCCGGCCACCCCGCGTGGCAGCCCCGCTCACTCTCCTCCGGAGAACGGGCTGGATAAATCACGGGTTCTGAAGAAAGACGCCGCCCCTAACAGCCCTGCTTCGGTGGCGTCCTCAGGAAGCACGCCGTCCACCAAAGCAAAGGACCACACCCATATGACG aaTGACAAGTCATCTACACCGAGCCTGAAGTCCAACACGCCCACACCCAGAAATGAGGCACCCACACCAGGAACAAGCACCACTCCAGGGCTGAGGCCTCTGACTATGGGTAAACCGCCTGGCATGGAGGCGTTAG CTGCCCCTGCCCTTCGCACACCCCTTTCCATTGCGGGTTCCTACGCCACCCCCTTTGCCATGATGGGTCATCACGAGATGAACGGATCCCTCACCAGCCCGGGTGTCTATCCTGGTCTGATTTCACCTCAGATGAGTGCTGCGGCAGCCGCCGCAGCTGCTTATGGACGCTCACCCATT GCAGGATTTGACCCGCATCCCCACATGAGAGCTCCAGGCCTGCCAACCAGCCTCCCTTCCATTTCAGGAGGAAAACC ggcGTATTCTTTTCACGTGAGTGCGGACGGTCAGATGCAGCCTGTGCCCTTCCCCCCCGACGCACTGATAGGCCCAGGCATCCCGCGGCACGCTCGTCAGATCAACACACTGAGCCACGGGGAAGTCGTGTGCGCTGTCACCATCAGCAACCCCACTCGTCACGTCTACACAGGCGGCAAGGGCTGCGTCAAGATCTGGGACAtcagccagccaggcagcaAGAGCCCTGTGTCCCAACTTGACTGTCTG AACAGGGACAATTACATCCGCTCGTGCAAGCTGTTGCCTGATGGCCGCACCCTAATTGTGGGCGGCGAGGCCAGCACACTGACCATCTGGGACTTGGCATCGCAGACACCACGAATTAAGGCGGAGCTTACTTCCTCCGCCCCAGCCTGCTACGCGCTGGCCATAAGCCCCGATGCAAAGGTCTGCTTCTCCTGCTGCTCGGATGGCAACATCGCCGTGTGGGATCTCCATAATCAGACTCTTGTCAG GCAGTTCCAGGGCCACACGGACGGAGCCAGCTGTATCGACATTTCGCATGATGGGACCAAGCTCTGGACCGGAGGCCTGGACAACACAGTCCGCTCTTGGGATTTGAGAGAAGGACGGCAGCTCCAGCAGCATGACTTTACCTCACAG ATCTTCTCCTTAGGCTACTGTCCCACTGGAGAATGGCTGGCTGTGGGCATGGAGAGCAGCAATGTGGAGGTGTTGCACCACACTAAGCCTGACAAGTACCAGCTACATCTGCACGAAAGTTGCGTCCTCTCACTCAAGTTTGCCTACTGTG GTAAATGGTTTGTAAGCACGGGGAAGGACAATCTGCTGAATGCATGGAGGACTCCCTATGGTGCCAGCATATTCCAG TCCAAGGAGTCGTCTTCGGTCCTAAGCTGTGACATCTCGGCAGATGACAAATACATTGTGACGGGTTCTGGTGACAAGAAAGCCACAGTCTATGAGGTCATCTACTAG